GTTGTTCGGGTTGGCAACGAACACTACGCGGGTGTTCTCGTCGATGGCCGCCAGCATGGCTTCCAGGTCGTGGCCATGCTCCTTGGCCGGCACCACCTTGCCCTGCGCGCCGACCGCCTGGGTAGCAATCGGGTACACGGCGAAGGCGTACTGGCTGAACACCGCGTTCAGCCCCGGCGCCAGCCAGGCGCGAGCGACCAGGTCGAGAATGTCATTGGAGCCGTTGCCCAGGGTCACCTGGGCCGGACTGACGCCGCAGCGGGCAGCCAGCTTGGTTTTCAGCTCGAAGCCGTTGCCGTCCGGGTAGCGGGTCAGCTCGGGCAGCGCCGCGCGGATCGCCTCCAGCGCCTTGGGCGACGGGCCCAGCGGGTTCTCGTTGCTGGCCAGCTTGACGATGCCGGCCGGGTCGAGATTCAGCTCGCGGGCCAGCTCGTCGACCGGCTTGCCCGGCACGTAGGGCGAGAGTTTCTGCACGCCCGGCACGGCCAGGGCGAGGAAATCGCAACTCATGATGGCTCCTCAGAGAACCGCTTTCGGGTAGGAACCCAGCACCTTCAGGGCGACGGCTTCGCTGTTGATCTTTTCCAGCACGTCCTTGATCAGCGGGTCCTGGTGGTGGCCGACGAAGTCGATGAAGAACACGTAGGTCCACTTGCCGCTGCGCGACGGGCGGGTCTCGATGCGGGTCAGGTCGATGCCGTTGGTGTGGAACGGCACCAGCAGCTCGTGCAGCGCGCCCGGCTTGTTGCGCATGGAGACGATGATCGAGGTCTTGTCGTCGCCGGTCGGCGGCACTTCCTGGCTGCCGATGATGAGGAAGCGCGTGGAATTGTCCGGACGGTCCTCGATCTTCTCCTGCAGCTTGGTCAGACCGTAGAGGTTGGCCGCCATATCACCGGCGATCGCCGCCGAGTTCCACTCGCTCTTCACCCGCTTGGCCGCCTCGGCATTGCTGGAAACGGCCACGCGCTCGACGTTCGGGTAGTGCGCGTCCAGCCACTTGCGGCACTGCGCCAGGGACTGGGCGTGGGAATAGATGCGGGTGATCTTGTCGGTCTTGGTGGTATCGCCGACCAGCAGGTGGTGGTGGATGCGCAGCTCCACCTCGCCACAGATCACCATGTCGTGCTCGAGGAAGCTGTCCAGGGTGTGGTTGATCGCGCCCTCGGTGGAGTTCTCCACCGGCACCACGCCGAAGTTCACCGCGCCGGCGGCCACTTCGCGGAACACCTCGTCGATGGCGGCCATCGGCACGCTGATCACCGAGTGACCGAAGTGCTTCATCGCCGCGGCCTGGCTGAAGGTGCCTTCCGGGCCGAGGTAGGCGACCTTGAGCGGCTGCTCCAGAGCCAGGCAGGAGGACATGATCTCGCGGAACAGCCGCGCCATCTCCTCGTTGTCCAGCGGGCCCTTGTTCAGCTCCATGATGTGCTTGAGCACCCAGGCTTCGCGCTCGGGGCGGTAGAACACCGGCTTCTCGCCTTCCGGCAGGGAAGCCATCTTCACCCGTGCCACGTCCTGGGCGCAGCGCGCGCGCTCGCTGATCAGCTCGAGGATCTTCTCGTCGAGGCTGTCGATGCGAACCCGCAGCGCCTTGAGCTGATCGGCGTCACTCATCAGCCGTGCTCCTTCTCGAACTCCGCCATGTAGGCCACCAGGGCCTCCACGGCATCCAGGCCGGTGGCGTTATAGATGGAGGCACGCATGCCGCCCACCGAGCGATGGCCCTTGAGATTGAGCAGGCCACGCGCTTCGGCGCCGGCCAGGAAGGCCTTGTCCAGTTTCTCGTCGGCCAGGCGGAACGGCACGTTCATCCACGAGCGCGCGCTCGGCTGGATCGGGTTGGTGTAGAAGTCACTGGCATCGATGGCCTTGTACAGCAGGTCCTTCTTCGCCTTGTTGCGCTTCTCCATCGCGGCGACGCCGCCCTGCTCCTTCAGCCACTCGAAGACCAGGCCGGAGAGGTACCAGGAATAGGTCGCCGGGGTGTTGTACATGGAGCCGTTGTCGGCGGCGACCTTGTAGTTGAGCATGGTCGGGCAGACGCTGCGGGCGCGCCCCAGCAGGTCTTCGCGGATGATCGCAACCACCAGGCCGCTGGGGCCGATGTTCTTCTGCGCGCCGGCATAGATCAGGCCGAACCTGGAGACGTCGATCTCGCGGGAGAGGATGTCCGAGGACATGTCCACCACCAGCGGGGTATCCCCCACCTCGGGGATCCAGTCGAACTGCAGGCCACCAATGGTCTCGTTGCTGGCGTAGTGCACGTAGGCGGCGTCTTTCGACAGCTGCCACTCGTTCTGCCCGGGAATGGCGAAGTAGTCGTAGCCCTTGGCGCTGGCGGCGACGTTGATGTTGCCGTAGCGCTGCGCCTCTTCGATGGCCTTCTTCGACCAGATGCCGGTCTCGATGTAGTCGGCCACGCCGCCTTCCGGCAGCAGGTTGAGCGGAATCTCGGCGAACTGCTGGCTGGCGCCACCCTGCAGGAACAGCACCTTGTAGTCGCTGGGAATGCTCAGCAGGTCGCGCAGATCCTGTTCGGCCTTCTCGGCGATGGCCACGTACTCGTCGCTGCGATGGCTCATCTCCATCACGGACAGGCCCTTGCCCTGCCAGTCGAGCATCTCCGCCTGGGCACGCTCCAGCACGGCGGTGGGAAGCGCGGCCGGGCCGGCGCAGAAGTTATGGGCGCGTTTGCTCACTTCGACTCTCTCACTCTTCGCTGTTACCGGTCTCCGCGCCTTCTTCGGCCTCGGTCACCGTTTCTTCGTTCTGCTCGACGATTTCGCCTTCCAGCGCTTCCAGCTCGCCTTCGTCGCCGCCGGAGGGCTCCTGCACGCGCTCCAGGCCGACCAGGGTCTCGTCCTCGGCCAGCTTGATCAGGATCACGCCCTGGGTGTTACGGCCCGCACCACGGACCTCATCGACCCGGGTACGCACCAGGGTGCCTTGGTCGGAGATCAGCATGATCTCCTCGCCATCCAGCACCTGCACGGCACCGACCAACTTGCCATTACGCTCGTTGATCACCATGGCGATCACGCCCTGGCCACCACGGCCGCGGCGCGGATAGTCGGCCAGCGGGGTGCGCTTGCCGTAGCCGCGCGCGGAGGCGGTAAGAATCTGCGCACCGGCCTCCGGGATGAGCATGGAGATGATGCGCTGCCCATCGGCCAGACGCATGCCGCGCACGCCGCGGGCCAGGCGCCCCATGATGCGCACTTTGCTCTCCTTGAAGCGGATCACCTTGCCGGCGTCGGAGAACATCATTACGTCCTTCGAGCCGTCGGTGATGGCGGCGGCGATCAGCGAGTCGCCCTCTTCGAGCTTCAGGGCGATCAGGCCGTTGGAGCGCGGCTTGGTGAACTGGATCAGCGGGGTCTTCTTCACGGTGCCGTAGGCGGTGGCCATGAAGATATAGGCACCGGTCGGCTCGTCCTGGCTGAAGTCGGCGTCGTCGCCTTCTTCGGCGTCTTCCGCCTCGACCACCTCGGCGACCTGCTCGGCAACCACGTCGTCGTCCTCGCTCTCCTCGTCGGCGAAGCGGGCGCGCACGGCCTCCAGGTCGATCTGCAGCATGGCGGTGATGCGCTCACCCTCGTCCAGCGGCAGCAGGTTGACCAGCGGACGCCCACGGGCGGCGCGCGAGGCCTCGGGAATCTCGAAGGTACGCAGCCAGTAGACCTTGCCCTTGCTGGAGAACAGCAGCAGGGTGGCGTGGCTGTTGGCGACCAGCAGGTGCTCGATGTAGTCCTCGTCCTTCACCCCGGTGGCCGACTTGCCCTTGCCGCCACGACGCTGGGCCTGATAGGCGGCCAGCGGCTGGCTCTTGGCGTAGCCGCCGTGGGAGATGGTGACGACGCGCTCTTCCTCGGTGATCAGGTCGGCGATGGTCAGGTCCATCTGCGAGGCCATGATCTCGGTGCGACGGGCATCGCCGAACTCGGCCTTGACCTTCTCCAGCTCCTCGCGGATGACTTCCATCAGGCGCTCGGGGTTGGTCAGGATGCGGATCAGCTCGCCGATCTGGGTGAGGATTTCCTGGTACTCGGCCAGCAGCTTCTCGTGTTCCAGGCCGGTCAGGCGGTGCAGGCGCAGCTCGAGGATGGCCTGGGCCTGTTCGGGCGACAGGTAGTACTTGCCCTCGCGCAGGCCGTACTGCGGTTCCAGGTCTTCCGGACGGCAGGAATCGGCGCCGGCGCGCTCGACCATGGCCTCCACGGCGCTGGACTCCCAGGCGGTGGCGATCAGGCGCTCCTTGGCCTCGGCCGGGGTCGGCGAGGTCTTGATCAGCTCGATCACCGGGTCGATGTTGGACAGAGCGACGGCCTGGCCCTCAAGGATGTGGCCACGCTCGCGCGCCTTGCGCAGCTCGTAGACGGTGCGGCGGGTCACCACTTCGCGGCGATGACGGACGAACACTTCGAGCATGTCCTTGAGGTTCAGCGTGCGCGGCTGGCCGTCGACCAGGGCCACCACGTTGATGCCGAACACGCTCTGCATCTGGGTCTGGGCGTAGAGGTTGTTCAGCACCACCTCGCCGACTTCGCCACGGCGCAGCTCGATGACCACGCGCATGCCGTCCTTGTCGGACTCGTCGCGCAGCTCGGTGATGCCTTCGATCTTCTTCTCTTTGACCAGCTCGGCGATCTTCTCGATCAGGCGCGCCTTGTTCAGCTGGTAGGGCAGCTCGGTGACGATGATCTGCTGGCGGCTGCCGCCCTTCTCCATGTCCTCGACGGTGGCGCGGGCACGCATGTAGATGCGCCCGCGGCCGGTGCGGTAGGCCTCGATGATGCCGGCGCGGCCGTTGATGATGCCCGCGGTCGGGAAGTCCGGACCGGGGATGTACTGCATCAGCTCGTCGACGGTCAGCTCGGGGTTGTCGATCAGCGCCAGGCAGCCGTCGATCACCTCGGACAGGTTGTGCGGCGGGATGTTGGTCGCCATGCCCACGGCGATACCGCTTGATCCGTTGACCAGCAGGTTGGGGATCTTGGTCGGCATGACCGCCGGAATCTGCTCGGTGCCGTCGTAGTTGGGCACCCAGTCGACGGTTTCCTTGTCCAGGTCGGCCAGCAGCTCGTGGGCCAGCTTGGCCATACGTACTTCGGTGTAACGCATGGCCGCGGCGTTGTCGCCGTCCACCGAACCGAAGTTGCCCTGGCCGTCGACCAGCATGTAGCGCAGGGAGAAAGGCTGGGCCATGCGCACGATGGTGTCGTACACCGCGGTGTCGCCGTGCGGGTGGTACTTACCGATCACGTCACCGACCACACGGGCGGACTTCTTGTAGGCCTTGTTCCAGTCGTTGCCCAGCTCGCTCATGGCGTAGAGCACACGACGGTGCACCGGCTTGAGACCGTCGCGCGCATCCGGCAGCGCACGCCCGACGATCACGCTCATGGCGTAGTCGAGGTAGGACTGTTTCAGCTCGTCTTCGATATTGACCGGGAGGATTTCTTTGGCCAGTTCGCCCATGAGAAGCCTGGTTCCTTATTCTGGTGAAACCCCGTCGCACCCTTCCTGGGCCTGACCGGAGTCCGCCGTGGCCGCCCCTGCGTGGCAGCGACTCACGACAAATCAACGAGTTAAGTCGGTTATTGGCGCAAATGGAGCGGCCCGCACGGAGCCGCCCGAAAACTGCCGGAGCTTACCACAGTCACCGGTGCAGACCTACCCCGCCGGGCGGGCTCAGTGCAGGCGCTTGCGGCACATGAGTTGCGCCATTTTCGCCGCATCTGGCCGCTCTACCACCCCTTTTTCGGTGACGATCGCGTCGATCAGGTCGGCCGGCGTCACGTCGAACACCGGATTGACCGCATGCACCTCGGCGGCGATGCGCTGACCGCCGACCTCCAGCAGCTCGCGGCCGTCGCGCTCCTCGATCGGGATGTCCTCGCCGTCTTCCAGGTTCATGTCGATGGTCGAGCTGGGCGCCACCACCATGAAGCGCACGCCGTGGTGCATGGCGTTGACCGCCAGCTGGTAGGTGCCGATCTTGTTGGCCACGTCGCCATTGGCGGTGATGCGGTCGGCACCGACGATCACCCAGGTGATGCCCTCGGTCTTCATCAGGTGCGCGGCGGCGGAGTCGGCGTTCAGGCTTACCGGCACGCCCTCGCCGGCCAACTCCCAGGCAGTCAGGCGCGAGCCCTGCAGCCAGGGCCGGGTCTCGTCGGCGAACACCCGCTCGACCAGCCCGGCCAGGTGGGCGGCACGGATCACCCCCAGCGCGGTACCGAAGCCGCCAGTGGCCAGGGCCCCGGTATTGCAATGGGTGAGCAGCTTCTGCGGAGTGTTCTGGTGTTTGCGGATCAGCTCCAGGCCGAGCTGGGCCATGGTCAGGTTGGCCTCGCGGTCGCTGTCGAAGATGCCGACCGCCTCGGCCTCCAGCGCCGCCAGGGCATCCTCGCCCGCCTTCAGCCGCTGCAGGCGCTCGCGCATGCGATCCAGGGCCCAGAACAGGTTGACCGCGGTCGGCCGCGACTCGGCCAGCATCCGGAAGTCCTCCTCCAGCGCCGCCTGCCAGTCGCCGGCGGCGGCCAGACGCGCCCGCGCGCCCAGCACCAGGCCGAAGGCGGCGGCGATGCCGATGGCCGGCGCACCACGCACCACCATGCTGCGGATGGCCTCGGCCACGCCGGCGGCCGAGTCATGGGCCAGCCAGGTTTCCTCGCCTGGCAACAGGCGTTGGTCCAGCAGGAACAATATGCCGTCGCGCCACTCGATGGCCTTTACCTTCTCCGCTGCCAACAGTTCGTCGCGCATGACATCCCCACAAGATGAAACGAAAAGCCGCGGATTATAGCGAGCCGGCCCCGCCGTGGCTCAGTTATACTGCCGCCACCTTTTTATTGCCCGGATAAATGCCATGCCCGAACCGCGCCAGCCGCTCGACCTGCTGCTCCTGCCCAGCTGGCTGGTGCCGGTCGAGCCCGCCGGCGTGGTACTGCGCGACTACGGCCTGGGCATCCGCGATGGCCGCATCGCCCTGCTCGCCCCGCGCGCCGAGGCCCTGCGCCACCCGGTCAAGGAGGTGCGCGAACTGCCGGGCTGCGTACTCACCCCAAGCCTGGTCAACGCCCACGGCCACGCGGCCATGACTCTGTTCCGCGGCCTGGCCGACGACCTGCCGCTGATGAGCTGGCTGCAGGACCATATCTGGCCCGCCGAGGCCCAGTGGGTCGACGAGAACTTCGTGCGCGACGGCACCGAACTGGCCATCGCCGAGCAGCTCAAGGGTGGCATCGGCTGCTTCTCCGACATGTACTTCTTCCCGGAAGTGGCCAGCGAGCTGGTGCACAAGAGTGGCATCCGCGCCCAGCTGACCATCCCGGTGCTGGACTTCCCCACCCCCGGCGCGCGTGATGCCGAGGAGGCCCTGCGCAAGGGCCTGCGCCTGTTCGACGACCTCAAGCAGCACCCGCGGATCAAGGTCGCCTTCGGCCCCCACGCGCCCTACTCGGTCAGCGACGACAAGCTGCAGCAGGTACTGATGCTGGCCGAGGAGCTGGACGCCGGCATCCACATGCACGTCCACGAGACCGCCTTCGAGGTGCAGCAAAGCCTGGAGCTGCACGGCATGCGCCCGCTGCAGCGACTGGCGGGCCTGGGCCTGCTCGGCCCGCGCTTCCAGGCCGTGCACATGACCCAGATCGACGAGGCAGACGTAGAGCTGCTGGTGGAAAGCAACAGCAGCGTGATCCACTGCCCCGAGTCCAACCTCAAGCTGGCCAGCGGCTTCTGCCCGGTGGAAAAACTCTGGCAGGCTGGCGTCAACGTAGCCGTCGGCACCGATGGCGCGGCCAGCAACAACGATCTCGACCTGCTCGGCGAGACCCGCACCGCCGCCCTGCTCGCCAAGGCCGTGGCCGGCAGCGCCACCGCCCTGAATGCCCACGCCGCGCTGCGCATGGCCACCCTCAACGGCGCCCGCGCCCTCGGTCTGGACGAGGACACCGGCTCGCTGGAGCCGGGCAAGCTGGCCGACCTGGCCGCCTTCGACCTCTCCGGCCTGGCCCAGCAGCCGGTCTACGACCCGGTGTCGCAACTGATCTACGCCGGCAGCCGCAGCTGCGCCAAGCACCTCTGGGTCGGCGGCAAGCAGCTGCTCGACGACGGCCGACTGACACGTCTCGATGAAGAAAACATCATCACCAATGCCCGCGCCTGGGGCGCGCGCATTGCTGGCAAGCATTCGATTTAAAGGAAAGTCCGCATGAGCAACGTCGACCACGCCGAAATCGCCAAATTCGAGGCTCTCGCCCACCGCTGGTGGGACCGCGAGAGCGAGTTCAAGCCGCTGCACGACATCAACCCGCTACGGGTCAACTGGATCGACGAGCGCGTCGGCCTGGCCGGCAAGAAGGTGCTCGACGTCGGCTGCGGCGGCGGCATCCTCAGCGAGTCCATGGCCCAGCGCGGGGCCACGGTTACCGGCATCGACATGGGCGAGGCGCCGCTGGCCGTGGCCCAGCTGCACCAGCTGGAGTCCGGCGTAGAGGTGGAGTACCGGCAGATCACCGCCGAGGCCCTGGCCGAGGAGATGCCTGGCCAGTTCGACGTGGTCACCTGCCTGGAGATGCTCGAGCACGTGCCCGACCCGTCCTCGGTGATCCGCGCCTGCCACAAGCTGGTCAAGCCCGGTGGCCAGGTGTTCTTCTCCACCATCAACCGCAACCCCAAGGCCTACCTGTTCGCCATCGTCGGTGCCGAGTACGTGCTGCGCCTGCTGCCACGCGGCACTCACGATTTCCGCAAGTTCATCCGCCCGTCCGAACTCGGCGCCTGGTGTCGCCAGGCCGGCTTCGAGGTGCGTGACATCATCGGCCTGACCTACAACCCGCTGACCAAACGCTACAAGCTGGAGGCGGACGTCGACGTCAACTACATGATCCAGACCCTGCGCGAGGACTGAGGCGCATGGCCCTGCGAGCAGTACTCTTCGACATGGACGGCACCCTGCTGGATACCGCCCCCGACTTCGTCGCCGTGTGCCAGGCCATGCGCGCCGCGCGCGACCTGCCGCCAATGGACGCGCAACTGATCCGCGACGTGGTCTCCGGTGGCGCCCGCGCCATGGTGTCCGCCACCTTCGGCCTGGAGGTTGGCGCCGAAGGCTTCGAAGCCCTGCGCCTGGAGTTCCTCGAGCGCTACCAGGAGCACTGCGCAGTGCTGAGCAAGCCGTTCGCCGGCATGCCCGAGCTGCTCGCCGACATCGAGGCGGCGCACCTCAAGTGGGGCGTGGCCACCAACAAGCCGGTGTGCTTCGCCGAGCCGATCATGCAACGGCTCGAGCTGGCCGGGCGCTCGGCGACACTGGTCTGCCCGGACCACGTGCCGCGCAGCAAGCCGGCGCCGGATATGCTCCTGCTGGCCTGCGAGCAGATGGGCATACCCCCCGCCGAGGTGCTGTTCGTCGGCGACGATGCCCGCGACATCGAGGCCGGCCGCGCCGCCGGCTGCAAGACCGCTGCCGTCACCTACGGCTACATCCACCCCGAGGACAACCCGCGCCACTGGGGCGCCGACGTGGTGGTGGACCATCCCCTGGAGCTGCGCGCCGTGCTCGACCGCGCCCTGTGCAGCTGCTGATCCGATTCACGCAACAACGAGATCCCGCCCCATGTTCGACTACAGCGCCCGCCCCGACCTGCTCCAGGGTCGCGTCATCCTGGTCACCGGTGCCGGCCGCGGCATCGGTGCCGCCGCCGCCAAGGCCTATGCCGCCCACGGCGCCACCCTGCTGCTGCTGGGCAAGAGCGAGGAAAACCTCAACCAGGTGTATGACCAGATCGAGGCCGCCGGCCACCCGCAACCGGTGGTGATCCCCTTCAATCTGGAAACCGCCCTGCCGCACCAGTACGACGAGCTGGCCGCCACCGTGGAGGCCGAGTTCGGCCGCCTCGACGGCCTGCTGCACAACGCCGCCATCGTCGGGCCGCGCACGCCGCTGGAACAGCTGTCCGGCGACAACTTCATGCGCGTCATGCAGGTCAACGTCAACGCCATGTTCATGCTGACCAGCACCCTGCTGCCATTGCTCAAGCTCTCCGAGGACGCCTCGGTGCTGTTCACCTCCAGCAGCGTCGGGCGCAAGGGCCGCGCTTACTGGGGTGCCTACGCGGTGTCCAAGTTCGCCACCGAGGGCCTGATGCAGGTATTGGCCGATGAGGTAGACGGCATCGCCAACGTACGTGCCAACAGCGTCAACCCGGGCGCCACCCGCACCGGCATGCGCGCCCAGGCCTACCCCGGGGAGAATCCAGCGAACAACCCGCTGCCGGAAGCCATCATGCCGGTCTATCTGTACCTGATGGGCCCGGACAGCCGGGACGTCAACGGCCAGGCATTCGACGCCCAGTGAGGACCTGCCGCCGGTTTTCCGGCGGACACCCACATAACGGCATCAGATTGCCAGCATCGCCGCCAAGGAACCGGCAAGAATTTGCCGAACCCTCGCCAAAAATAAACGTAACTATCTGATTTAAATAAGTTAAATCTCATTGGCACGGAACTCGCTTTACCTCTCCCATCAACGCGCCCAGCGCCAGAGGTTGAGTTCCATGGCTCCACACACCCCGTCCAATACGATCGACTTCGATGCCGCCAAGCTGCAGCGCCTGGGCTATGCGGCGCGCAACAGTCGGGCCGTGAAGCCGGTCAGCCTGGCGCAGCTACGCCAGCAGCTGAGCCTGCAGCTGCAGACCTCCCTGGAAGTCGACCGCATCCTCGGCCTGTTCTTCCAGGAAGTGCAGCGCCTGGTCCCGCTCGACTGCCTGAGCTACCAGCTGGCTGCCTGCGACCTGCGCATCGAACTGGGTGAGCGCGCCAATCATTCGGCCGGCTACCGCCTGAGCCACGAGGGCGAGTACCTGGGCGAGCTGATCTTCCGCCGCAGCCAGCGCTTCAGTGACGACGAACTGGGCCAGCTGGAGTCGCTGCTGGCCAGCCTGCTGTTCCCGCTGCGCAATGCCCTGCTCTACCGCTCCGCCCTGCAGAGCGCATTGCGCGACCCGCTGACCGACACCGGCAACCGCATCGCCATGAACCAGGCCCTGCAGCGCGAGATCGAACTGGCCCGCCGCAGCCAGCAGCCGCTGTCGGTGCTGATGCTCGACATCGACCACTTCAAATCGATCAACGATCGCTTCGGCCATGCTACCGGCGACGAAGTGCTGAAGGCCGTGGCCAGCGCACTGAAGAACAGCCTGCGCAACATCGACATGGTGTTCCGCTACGGTGGCGAGGAGTTCCTCGTGCTGCTGTCCAACACCAGTCGCGAGGCGGCGCAGATGGTCGGCGAACGCCTGCGTCTGGCCGTGCTCGGCCTGCAATACCTCGAAGAAGGCCGCGCCCTGGAGCTGTCCATCAGCCTGGGTTGCGCCACCCTGCTGCCGGGCGAGACGGCGGAAAGCCTGCAGCGCCGCGCCGACAATGCGCTCTATGTGTCCAAGCGCGAGGGGCGCAACCGCCTGTCCATGGCCGGCTGATAAGGCCGGGCAGCAAAAAGGGGCTCCGTGGAGCCCCTTTTTCATTGCCGCCGATCAGCGCTTGCGGCCAAAGCCGGGGCGCTGGCCATCGCCGCTCGGCGGGCGCTTGCCCGGTGCGACCGGGCGAGGCTTGCGCGCCGGCCGATCGGCCAGTTCCACCGCCGGGCGCGGGGCGCGCTTCTTGTTCACCTCGGACGGCCGCTCGGCCACCGGCGTCCCACGGCCACCTTCGCGGCGCTCGCCAGCCGGCTTGCGCGGCGCACGCTCGGCGCCCTCGCCACGGGGCGCACGGGGCGCCTCGGCAACCTCGCCTTCGGCCGGACGCAGCACGCGCTTGGGCCGCTCGCCGCGGGCCAGCGGCTTGGCCGCCTTGCGCTGCAGGCGGTCAAGCTTCTCGCGCATCTTCTCCTTCATCGCCGGCAGGGCCACCGGCTTGAGGCCAACCTCCTCGCTGAGGATGTCCACCTCGCGCTGGCCCATCTCGCGCCAGCGCCCCATGGGCAGGTCGGAGGTCATGAACACCGGGCCGAAGCGCACGCGCTTGAGGCGGCTGACCACCACGCCCTGGGACTCCCACAGGCGGCGCACCTCGCGGTTGCGGCCTTCCATCACCACGCAGTGGAACCAGTGGTTGAGGCCGTCGCCGCCGGGCGCTTCCTTGATGTCGGTGAACTTGGCCGGGCCGTCTTCCAGCATCACGCCAGCCTTGAGCTGCTCGATCATCTCCTCGGTGACCTCGCCACGCACGCGCACGGCGTACTCGCGGTCCATCTCGTAGGAGGGGTGCATCAGGCGGTTGGCCAGTTCGCCGTCGGTGGTAAACAGCAGCAGGCCGGTGGTGTTGATGTCCAGGCGGCCGATGTTGATCCAGCGCCCTTCTTTCGGTCGCGGCAGGCGATCGAATACGGTCGGGCGGCCTTCCGGGTCGTCGCGGGTGCAGATCTCGCCTTCCGGCTTGTTGTAGATCAGTACGCGGCGTACCACCTGGGCGTCTTCGCGTCTGAGCAACTGGCCATCGACACTGATGGCATCGCGCGGCTCGACACGGGCGCCAAGGTTGGCGATGGCGCCATTGACCTTGACCCGACCATCGGTGATCCAC
This DNA window, taken from Pseudomonas alcaligenes, encodes the following:
- the ubiG gene encoding bifunctional 2-polyprenyl-6-hydroxyphenol methylase/3-demethylubiquinol 3-O-methyltransferase UbiG — encoded protein: MSNVDHAEIAKFEALAHRWWDRESEFKPLHDINPLRVNWIDERVGLAGKKVLDVGCGGGILSESMAQRGATVTGIDMGEAPLAVAQLHQLESGVEVEYRQITAEALAEEMPGQFDVVTCLEMLEHVPDPSSVIRACHKLVKPGGQVFFSTINRNPKAYLFAIVGAEYVLRLLPRGTHDFRKFIRPSELGAWCRQAGFEVRDIIGLTYNPLTKRYKLEADVDVNYMIQTLRED
- the gyrA gene encoding DNA gyrase subunit A; this translates as MGELAKEILPVNIEDELKQSYLDYAMSVIVGRALPDARDGLKPVHRRVLYAMSELGNDWNKAYKKSARVVGDVIGKYHPHGDTAVYDTIVRMAQPFSLRYMLVDGQGNFGSVDGDNAAAMRYTEVRMAKLAHELLADLDKETVDWVPNYDGTEQIPAVMPTKIPNLLVNGSSGIAVGMATNIPPHNLSEVIDGCLALIDNPELTVDELMQYIPGPDFPTAGIINGRAGIIEAYRTGRGRIYMRARATVEDMEKGGSRQQIIVTELPYQLNKARLIEKIAELVKEKKIEGITELRDESDKDGMRVVIELRRGEVGEVVLNNLYAQTQMQSVFGINVVALVDGQPRTLNLKDMLEVFVRHRREVVTRRTVYELRKARERGHILEGQAVALSNIDPVIELIKTSPTPAEAKERLIATAWESSAVEAMVERAGADSCRPEDLEPQYGLREGKYYLSPEQAQAILELRLHRLTGLEHEKLLAEYQEILTQIGELIRILTNPERLMEVIREELEKVKAEFGDARRTEIMASQMDLTIADLITEEERVVTISHGGYAKSQPLAAYQAQRRGGKGKSATGVKDEDYIEHLLVANSHATLLLFSSKGKVYWLRTFEIPEASRAARGRPLVNLLPLDEGERITAMLQIDLEAVRARFADEESEDDDVVAEQVAEVVEAEDAEEGDDADFSQDEPTGAYIFMATAYGTVKKTPLIQFTKPRSNGLIALKLEEGDSLIAAAITDGSKDVMMFSDAGKVIRFKESKVRIMGRLARGVRGMRLADGQRIISMLIPEAGAQILTASARGYGKRTPLADYPRRGRGGQGVIAMVINERNGKLVGAVQVLDGEEIMLISDQGTLVRTRVDEVRGAGRNTQGVILIKLAEDETLVGLERVQEPSGGDEGELEALEGEIVEQNEETVTEAEEGAETGNSEE
- a CDS encoding TRZ/ATZ family hydrolase — translated: MPEPRQPLDLLLLPSWLVPVEPAGVVLRDYGLGIRDGRIALLAPRAEALRHPVKEVRELPGCVLTPSLVNAHGHAAMTLFRGLADDLPLMSWLQDHIWPAEAQWVDENFVRDGTELAIAEQLKGGIGCFSDMYFFPEVASELVHKSGIRAQLTIPVLDFPTPGARDAEEALRKGLRLFDDLKQHPRIKVAFGPHAPYSVSDDKLQQVLMLAEELDAGIHMHVHETAFEVQQSLELHGMRPLQRLAGLGLLGPRFQAVHMTQIDEADVELLVESNSSVIHCPESNLKLASGFCPVEKLWQAGVNVAVGTDGAASNNDLDLLGETRTAALLAKAVAGSATALNAHAALRMATLNGARALGLDEDTGSLEPGKLADLAAFDLSGLAQQPVYDPVSQLIYAGSRSCAKHLWVGGKQLLDDGRLTRLDEENIITNARAWGARIAGKHSI
- the mupP gene encoding N-acetylmuramic acid 6-phosphate phosphatase MupP; the protein is MALRAVLFDMDGTLLDTAPDFVAVCQAMRAARDLPPMDAQLIRDVVSGGARAMVSATFGLEVGAEGFEALRLEFLERYQEHCAVLSKPFAGMPELLADIEAAHLKWGVATNKPVCFAEPIMQRLELAGRSATLVCPDHVPRSKPAPDMLLLACEQMGIPPAEVLFVGDDARDIEAGRAAGCKTAAVTYGYIHPEDNPRHWGADVVVDHPLELRAVLDRALCSC
- the pheA gene encoding prephenate dehydratase gives rise to the protein MSDADQLKALRVRIDSLDEKILELISERARCAQDVARVKMASLPEGEKPVFYRPEREAWVLKHIMELNKGPLDNEEMARLFREIMSSCLALEQPLKVAYLGPEGTFSQAAAMKHFGHSVISVPMAAIDEVFREVAAGAVNFGVVPVENSTEGAINHTLDSFLEHDMVICGEVELRIHHHLLVGDTTKTDKITRIYSHAQSLAQCRKWLDAHYPNVERVAVSSNAEAAKRVKSEWNSAAIAGDMAANLYGLTKLQEKIEDRPDNSTRFLIIGSQEVPPTGDDKTSIIVSMRNKPGALHELLVPFHTNGIDLTRIETRPSRSGKWTYVFFIDFVGHHQDPLIKDVLEKINSEAVALKVLGSYPKAVL
- the serC gene encoding 3-phosphoserine/phosphohydroxythreonine transaminase, which codes for MSKRAHNFCAGPAALPTAVLERAQAEMLDWQGKGLSVMEMSHRSDEYVAIAEKAEQDLRDLLSIPSDYKVLFLQGGASQQFAEIPLNLLPEGGVADYIETGIWSKKAIEEAQRYGNINVAASAKGYDYFAIPGQNEWQLSKDAAYVHYASNETIGGLQFDWIPEVGDTPLVVDMSSDILSREIDVSRFGLIYAGAQKNIGPSGLVVAIIREDLLGRARSVCPTMLNYKVAADNGSMYNTPATYSWYLSGLVFEWLKEQGGVAAMEKRNKAKKDLLYKAIDASDFYTNPIQPSARSWMNVPFRLADEKLDKAFLAGAEARGLLNLKGHRSVGGMRASIYNATGLDAVEALVAYMAEFEKEHG
- the mtnA gene encoding S-methyl-5-thioribose-1-phosphate isomerase, whose product is MRDELLAAEKVKAIEWRDGILFLLDQRLLPGEETWLAHDSAAGVAEAIRSMVVRGAPAIGIAAAFGLVLGARARLAAAGDWQAALEEDFRMLAESRPTAVNLFWALDRMRERLQRLKAGEDALAALEAEAVGIFDSDREANLTMAQLGLELIRKHQNTPQKLLTHCNTGALATGGFGTALGVIRAAHLAGLVERVFADETRPWLQGSRLTAWELAGEGVPVSLNADSAAAHLMKTEGITWVIVGADRITANGDVANKIGTYQLAVNAMHHGVRFMVVAPSSTIDMNLEDGEDIPIEERDGRELLEVGGQRIAAEVHAVNPVFDVTPADLIDAIVTEKGVVERPDAAKMAQLMCRKRLH